One stretch of Fictibacillus sp. b24 DNA includes these proteins:
- a CDS encoding CoA transferase subunit A, translated as MVQSVNKQISLESASNYFFNGMSLMVGGFGGVGAPPSLVNLILDKGIQDIFLISNDTGFPWIGPGKLITEKRVKKLIASHIGSNPEAGKQMQEGLLEVEFVPQGTLAEKIRAGGMGLGGILVDVGLGTVVEANKEKVFVNKKEYMIETALTADVSIVYAKKADLYGNLIYDKSARNTNPLVATAGQITIAEVEEIVPVGSLDPEEIITPGVFVDYIIQSKGVDWKWVWELKQGKESQEGQPSK; from the coding sequence ATGGTCCAGAGCGTAAATAAACAGATTTCACTAGAAAGCGCTTCTAACTATTTCTTTAATGGAATGTCGCTAATGGTTGGTGGGTTTGGAGGGGTTGGCGCTCCTCCTTCTCTCGTTAATTTAATTCTTGATAAAGGCATTCAAGATATTTTTCTTATCAGCAATGATACGGGGTTTCCTTGGATCGGTCCTGGGAAACTTATTACGGAAAAACGAGTAAAAAAACTGATTGCATCTCACATTGGCTCAAATCCAGAGGCAGGAAAACAAATGCAAGAAGGGCTTTTAGAGGTGGAGTTTGTACCACAAGGAACGCTTGCTGAAAAAATAAGAGCAGGCGGGATGGGGCTTGGCGGTATTTTAGTCGATGTAGGTTTAGGAACAGTCGTTGAAGCGAACAAAGAGAAGGTTTTTGTAAACAAAAAAGAATACATGATCGAAACCGCATTAACAGCTGATGTATCTATTGTTTATGCCAAAAAAGCCGATTTGTACGGAAACCTTATATATGACAAAAGTGCTCGGAATACAAACCCATTAGTAGCAACTGCAGGGCAGATTACAATTGCTGAGGTAGAAGAAATTGTTCCAGTCGGTTCACTTGATCCTGAAGAAATCATCACACCAGGTGTCTTTGTCGACTACATTATTCAAAGTAAAGGAGTGGACTGGAAATGGGTTTGGGAACTGAAACAAGGCAAAGAATCGCAAGAAGGGCAGCCCTCGAAATAA
- a CDS encoding peptidase, producing MLVKEKLSNWLMKEQDNAVRFLQKTVQEASTTGNETGVQHLIAQKLKDIGLEVDMWYPDGEELANHPNFCASRTDFSTSPNVVGIWRGTGNGRSLVLNGHIDVVPEGDLTQWDEHPYSGKVIDGKLYGRGSTDMKGGNLSLLLAIQALKETGAQLKGDLFFHSVIEEESGGAGTLAAVLRGYKADAAIIPEPTNMKIFPAQQGSMWFRLTIKGKAAHGGTRYEGVSAIEKAGVVLSAIKDLESIRNKRITDSLYKDIPIPVPINIGKITGGNWPSSVPDSVELEGRIGVAPNETLEEVKAELESYLSNLSDSWLKDHPISIEWFGAQWLPGLIETDHTLMNTLCKNFEGVTGNAPIIEASPWGTDGGLLSHVGDTPSIVFGPGVTAVAHYPNEYIEIAKIMEAAEIIALTIYDWCGGENI from the coding sequence ATGCTAGTTAAAGAAAAGCTCTCAAATTGGCTGATGAAAGAACAAGATAACGCCGTACGATTTTTACAAAAAACAGTGCAAGAAGCAAGTACTACTGGTAACGAAACAGGCGTACAGCACTTGATCGCACAAAAATTGAAGGATATTGGTCTTGAAGTTGATATGTGGTACCCAGATGGTGAAGAATTAGCAAATCATCCCAACTTTTGTGCAAGCCGAACAGATTTCAGTACAAGTCCTAATGTTGTTGGCATTTGGCGAGGAACAGGAAACGGGCGCTCACTCGTTCTTAACGGACATATTGATGTTGTCCCTGAAGGTGATCTGACACAATGGGATGAACATCCTTATAGCGGAAAAGTTATTGACGGTAAGCTCTATGGTCGAGGATCCACTGATATGAAAGGTGGAAATCTATCACTTCTGCTTGCTATTCAAGCATTAAAAGAAACAGGTGCTCAGCTAAAGGGTGATTTATTCTTTCATAGTGTCATAGAAGAAGAAAGCGGAGGTGCAGGAACGCTTGCGGCAGTACTGCGGGGTTATAAAGCAGATGCAGCCATCATTCCAGAGCCTACGAACATGAAGATTTTTCCTGCCCAGCAAGGTTCTATGTGGTTTCGGTTAACGATAAAAGGAAAGGCAGCTCACGGCGGTACTCGTTATGAAGGAGTCAGCGCGATTGAAAAAGCTGGTGTTGTTCTTTCGGCAATCAAAGACTTAGAATCGATTCGTAATAAGAGAATTACGGATTCATTATACAAAGATATCCCCATACCGGTTCCAATTAATATAGGAAAAATTACAGGAGGGAATTGGCCGTCATCTGTCCCAGATTCTGTTGAACTAGAAGGAAGAATCGGTGTTGCCCCTAACGAAACACTCGAAGAAGTAAAAGCAGAACTAGAAAGCTATTTATCTAACCTTTCAGATTCATGGTTAAAAGATCATCCGATCTCTATTGAATGGTTTGGAGCGCAATGGCTGCCTGGATTAATTGAGACCGATCATACACTAATGAACACCCTCTGCAAGAATTTTGAAGGTGTTACAGGAAATGCACCGATCATTGAAGCATCTCCATGGGGAACGGACGGAGGTCTTTTATCACATGTTGGTGATACTCCATCTATCGTGTTTGGTCCAGGTGTTACGGCAGTCGCTCATTACCCAAACGAATATATCGAGATTGCTAAGATTATGGAAGCTGCTGAAATTATTGCTCTAACGATTTATGACTGGTGCGGAGGCGAGAATATATGA
- a CDS encoding 3-oxoacid CoA-transferase subunit B, translating to MGLGTETRQRIARRAALEIKNGMTVNLGIGIPTLVADYISSDLHIMLHTENGILGMGGSPIAGNEDGNLSNAGGYPVTIQPGASYFDSATAFGIIRKGLLDVTILGALEVSERGDIANWIVPGKRVPGMGGAIDLAQKAKKVIILMNHTDKNGNPKIVKNCSLPLTVKEGANMIITEKAVFQCENGKLYLREIMNPYTVEDVIQTTGASIVIDEQVSVFQ from the coding sequence ATGGGTTTGGGAACTGAAACAAGGCAAAGAATCGCAAGAAGGGCAGCCCTCGAAATAAAGAATGGAATGACCGTGAACCTAGGCATCGGTATCCCAACACTCGTTGCTGACTACATCTCTAGCGATCTACATATCATGCTTCATACTGAGAATGGCATTCTAGGTATGGGTGGTTCACCTATAGCTGGTAATGAAGATGGAAACTTATCAAATGCAGGTGGCTATCCTGTTACGATACAGCCTGGTGCCTCTTATTTTGATAGTGCAACGGCATTTGGAATCATTAGAAAAGGACTGCTTGATGTAACCATTTTAGGCGCACTTGAAGTTAGTGAGCGAGGAGATATCGCAAACTGGATCGTACCTGGAAAACGTGTCCCTGGTATGGGTGGTGCGATTGATCTTGCACAAAAAGCAAAAAAAGTCATTATTTTAATGAACCACACAGATAAGAACGGTAATCCTAAAATTGTAAAGAACTGCTCTCTTCCTCTAACGGTTAAAGAAGGAGCAAACATGATCATAACTGAAAAAGCTGTTTTTCAATGTGAGAACGGAAAGCTGTACCTTCGTGAGATTATGAATCCTTATACGGTAGAAGATGTTATTCAAACTACAGGTGCTTCAATTGTTATTGATGAACAAGTATCCGTTTTTCAATGA
- the gabT gene encoding 4-aminobutyrate--2-oxoglutarate transaminase: MKKSEELLRRKELNVPRGPFNTVLNFVDHASGSTMTDVDGKEYIDFAGAIGTLNVGHCPPRVVEALKNQIEKYIHPCFHVMMYEPYVQLAEKLNEITPGDHHKKTFFLNSGAEAVENAVKIARKYTGRKAIISFERGFHGRTLLAMSLTSKVKPYKFEFGPFAPETYKMPYPYYYRDDRNTEETDAAILEKFEDFFLGEVPPEEIAAIIFEPVQGEGGFVIPSKTFVKGLRQICDKYNILLIADEIQTGFGRTGKMFAMEHFDVVPDLMTMSKSIAAGLPISAVTGRAEIMDAPAPGEIGGTYGGSPLGCVAALEVITMIEEENLLTRANEIGETILQTFTRWKSQYDFIGDVRGIGAMCALEIVKDKKSKTPDSDRAKKIIALCNQNGVAIMGAGLYSNVIRILSPLVITNEQLLQGLKIMEQQLNKISEAVST; encoded by the coding sequence ATGAAGAAATCAGAGGAGTTATTAAGACGAAAAGAATTAAACGTACCAAGAGGACCGTTTAATACCGTTTTGAACTTTGTAGATCACGCAAGTGGAAGCACGATGACAGATGTTGACGGAAAAGAGTATATTGATTTTGCTGGTGCAATCGGAACCTTAAATGTTGGCCATTGTCCGCCGAGAGTTGTTGAAGCATTAAAGAATCAAATAGAAAAATACATTCATCCATGTTTTCACGTAATGATGTATGAACCGTATGTGCAGCTTGCTGAAAAATTAAACGAAATTACACCAGGGGACCACCATAAGAAAACATTCTTTTTAAACAGCGGTGCTGAAGCTGTAGAAAACGCAGTAAAAATTGCAAGAAAATATACAGGCAGAAAAGCAATCATCTCCTTCGAGCGTGGATTTCATGGAAGAACACTTCTTGCCATGTCATTAACAAGCAAGGTAAAACCTTATAAATTTGAGTTCGGCCCATTCGCACCAGAAACATATAAGATGCCATACCCTTACTATTACAGAGATGATCGAAATACAGAAGAAACAGACGCCGCCATCTTAGAAAAATTTGAAGACTTCTTCTTAGGAGAAGTACCACCAGAGGAAATTGCAGCCATTATTTTTGAACCTGTCCAAGGGGAGGGTGGTTTTGTTATTCCCTCCAAAACTTTTGTAAAAGGCCTTCGTCAAATTTGTGATAAATATAATATTTTATTGATTGCAGACGAGATTCAAACAGGATTTGGCCGAACTGGAAAAATGTTTGCCATGGAACATTTTGATGTTGTGCCAGATTTAATGACCATGTCAAAATCAATTGCCGCGGGTCTTCCGATTTCAGCTGTTACAGGCAGGGCTGAGATTATGGATGCACCAGCCCCGGGAGAGATAGGTGGCACGTATGGAGGCAGCCCGCTTGGCTGTGTGGCAGCGTTAGAAGTAATAACTATGATAGAGGAAGAAAATTTATTAACACGAGCAAATGAGATTGGTGAAACCATTCTCCAAACGTTTACCAGATGGAAGTCTCAATATGATTTTATCGGTGATGTTCGTGGAATAGGCGCAATGTGTGCACTTGAAATTGTAAAAGACAAAAAATCAAAGACACCTGATTCAGACCGTGCAAAGAAAATTATTGCACTTTGTAACCAAAATGGGGTTGCTATAATGGGTGCTGGTCTATACAGCAACGTTATACGGATCCTATCCCCGCTAGTTATAACAAATGAACAGCTTCTTCAAGGATTAAAGATCATGGAGCAGCAACTCAATAAAATAAGTGAAGCAGTCTCCACTTAA